The following are encoded together in the Pseudomonadota bacterium genome:
- a CDS encoding HAMP domain-containing protein — MFNNFASKAIVPVALSLTGFVIVCSFFLYSAIKEDFMRNAVRQETSLADTVVRSTRYTMMTDDRESLCQVIDSIGAQEGIEHLRIFNKEGVIMFSSQSGELNQVVDKTTAGCIECHSGSEPKVRLGSMQLARHFVNARNHSVLAITAPIYNDEHCSAGDCHFHPAHQKVLGTLDIGLSTDSMDSCLLALRWKMTAFCLMVLILSVGGVSALLKRNLLLPIDQLIDYVKKVSGGKLDNDFPKGIREIETLGQIYLDMASEKDLAETELKKIRKADNMSNGKGE, encoded by the coding sequence ATGTTCAACAACTTTGCTTCTAAAGCAATCGTCCCGGTGGCGCTTTCCCTGACTGGTTTTGTGATTGTCTGCAGCTTCTTTCTGTATTCTGCCATTAAAGAGGATTTTATGAGAAACGCGGTACGGCAGGAGACCAGCCTTGCCGATACCGTCGTTCGTTCAACCCGCTACACCATGATGACGGATGACCGGGAAAGCCTTTGCCAAGTTATTGACAGCATCGGAGCTCAGGAGGGAATCGAGCATCTGCGTATTTTCAATAAAGAGGGGGTTATCATGTTCTCCTCGCAGTCTGGGGAGTTAAATCAAGTCGTCGACAAAACCACAGCCGGATGTATCGAGTGCCACAGCGGTTCCGAACCTAAGGTGCGTTTGGGCTCCATGCAGCTGGCTAGGCACTTCGTCAATGCCAGGAACCACAGTGTGTTGGCCATCACTGCGCCGATATACAACGATGAACACTGCTCCGCGGGTGACTGTCACTTTCACCCCGCCCACCAGAAAGTTCTCGGAACCCTGGACATCGGTCTGTCGACCGATTCAATGGACTCTTGCCTGCTGGCCTTGCGCTGGAAAATGACAGCCTTCTGCTTAATGGTTTTAATATTATCCGTGGGCGGGGTCAGTGCCCTCCTCAAACGAAACCTGCTGCTGCCCATCGACCAGTTGATAGATTATGTGAAAAAGGTTTCCGGAGGAAAGCTGGATAATGATTTCCCCAAGGGGATAAGAGAGATCGAAACCCTTGGACAGATCTATCTTGACATGGCATCAGAAAAAGATCTTGCTGAAACGGAATTGAAAAAAATCAGGAAAGCTGATAACATGTCCAATGGAAAAGGTGAATGA
- a CDS encoding menaquinol oxidoreductase — MFLRRKQRQSQHLAPDGVVPGPDLRRKEIQDRIRYLKKQINYGKLWMALFFLVSLGAVVDFRFLPPISEKTRQLLGGSPPTSLISVALIVYAFSALILILGHMNTGPRRFRGWSHIGYLSAFYLFYYYAGVLRDNFWPVFIAGLTILGLENYRVWSGCSEAIREEEKILTSLKK; from the coding sequence GTGTTTTTACGGCGGAAGCAGAGACAAAGTCAACACTTGGCTCCGGACGGGGTAGTGCCGGGCCCGGACTTGCGGCGCAAAGAGATTCAGGATCGAATCCGCTACCTTAAGAAACAAATAAACTATGGTAAATTGTGGATGGCCCTGTTTTTTCTGGTCAGTCTTGGGGCGGTGGTCGATTTCCGCTTTCTCCCTCCCATATCAGAAAAAACGAGGCAGCTTCTGGGTGGATCCCCTCCTACCTCCCTCATCAGTGTGGCGCTGATCGTCTACGCCTTTTCTGCCCTTATCCTTATATTGGGCCATATGAACACCGGCCCCCGTCGTTTTCGGGGTTGGTCGCACATCGGCTATCTTTCTGCATTTTATCTGTTCTATTACTATGCCGGTGTGCTGCGGGATAATTTCTGGCCGGTGTTCATCGCCGGCCTGACGATTCTTGGTCTTGAGAACTATCGGGTCTGGTCCGGCTGCAGTGAAGCCATAAGGGAGGAAGAGAAGATACTGACGTCATTGAAAAAGTGA
- a CDS encoding ATP-binding protein, whose translation MRLKLIVQISLITGIVLLFTSALFGFFNISILKQAFLQSAVSDLDHLGETIFRAVFHQMLENNRNQIQVTIEEMGKQKGIERIRILNQEGMIAFSTQSSEIGTNLDKEQAPACMGCHNGDMSRKMFQDISREKPCPLPRSGMFLDRNEKKVLGLTRPIYNEKTCWTGACHAHSRDTGFLGLLDITISADPMLSMISNYRNNTLIQIIFLILSISLCLTLLTKRLIIQPVHTLLEHTRAVGKGNWPLIKSVPGDELGELAEAFNDMTVKLKKAQDEQDEWAATLETRVEKRTRKIKEMQSVLLRSEKLASLGELVAGIAHELNNPLTGVMIHASLIAEDPHLDDGLVEDCQTVLHEAKRCSKIVKELLDFARVSDPQKVMQPVRKLIDKTTALIEHHADFRNIKIIKEYDPELPEISMDASKIEQVLVNVMINAGQAMSQGGELSIRTGMNASKNHITIRIEDTGCGIPEENIEKLFDPFFSTKGHKGTGLGLSVSYGIIQSHGGDIEVESTPGKGTAFTIILPM comes from the coding sequence ATGAGGCTGAAACTGATCGTTCAGATCTCGCTGATTACGGGAATCGTCCTCTTGTTTACCTCGGCCCTCTTCGGTTTTTTCAATATATCCATCCTCAAGCAGGCCTTCCTTCAAAGCGCGGTATCAGACCTCGATCATCTGGGCGAGACCATCTTCAGAGCTGTATTTCATCAGATGCTGGAAAACAACCGGAATCAGATACAAGTTACAATTGAGGAGATGGGCAAACAGAAGGGGATCGAGCGTATAAGGATCCTTAACCAGGAGGGGATGATAGCTTTCTCTACCCAAAGCAGCGAAATTGGCACCAATCTTGACAAGGAACAGGCTCCGGCATGTATGGGCTGCCATAATGGTGATATGTCCCGGAAAATGTTCCAGGATATATCCAGGGAAAAACCTTGCCCCTTGCCCCGAAGCGGAATGTTCCTTGACCGTAATGAAAAAAAGGTTCTCGGCCTGACCAGACCCATATATAACGAGAAGACCTGCTGGACGGGTGCATGCCATGCCCACTCTCGGGATACAGGTTTTCTGGGCCTTCTGGACATTACCATTTCCGCTGATCCCATGTTGTCGATGATCAGCAATTATCGCAACAATACCCTCATTCAGATCATTTTTCTGATCCTCTCCATCTCGCTCTGCCTGACCCTGCTCACCAAGAGACTGATCATCCAACCGGTTCACACACTGCTGGAGCACACCCGGGCTGTCGGCAAGGGAAATTGGCCCCTTATCAAATCAGTGCCGGGGGACGAATTGGGAGAACTCGCTGAGGCATTCAACGACATGACCGTCAAACTGAAAAAAGCTCAGGATGAACAGGATGAATGGGCGGCGACGCTGGAGACCCGGGTGGAGAAGCGCACACGCAAGATAAAGGAGATGCAGTCCGTTTTACTCCGCTCGGAAAAACTTGCCTCCCTCGGGGAACTCGTCGCGGGGATCGCCCATGAGCTCAATAATCCACTTACGGGGGTCATGATCCATGCCTCTCTCATTGCCGAGGATCCACATTTGGACGATGGTCTGGTGGAGGATTGCCAAACTGTTCTTCATGAGGCAAAGCGCTGCTCCAAGATCGTCAAGGAACTGCTGGACTTCGCCAGGGTCTCCGATCCACAAAAGGTAATGCAGCCGGTTAGAAAACTCATTGATAAAACAACCGCCCTGATCGAACACCATGCCGATTTCAGAAACATCAAAATAATCAAGGAGTATGACCCTGAGCTTCCGGAAATATCGATGGACGCTTCTAAGATTGAACAGGTTCTCGTTAACGTGATGATCAATGCAGGCCAGGCTATGTCGCAGGGGGGAGAGCTGAGCATAAGGACGGGGATGAATGCATCAAAGAACCACATCACTATCCGAATCGAGGATACCGGCTGCGGTATTCCGGAAGAAAACATAGAAAAACTTTTCGATCCCTTTTTCAGCACCAAGGGACACAAGGGCACCGGCCTGGGTCTTTCGGTCTCCTACGGAATCATCCAGTCCCATGGCGGTGATATCGAGGTTGAGAGCACGCCGGGTAAGGGAACAGCTTTTACCATTATTCTACCCATGTGA
- a CDS encoding sigma-54 dependent transcriptional regulator gives MTGIKVLVVDDEEVIRKGICRVMEGRGYQAESSESGFGAIEKLQKAPFNIVITDLKMPGMDGIEVLKAIKILQPDVPVIIITGYSTVDTAVEAMKNGAFDYIAKPFTPEQIIDMVEKALEQRTVQMQRAHPAVGQNLNGFEIFVGESKAMQKVYSRIKQVAPTDSTVLITGQSGTGKELVARAIHKNSMRCNKPFVAVDCTSLVENLLESELFGHVKGSFTGAIQTKTGLFKVADGGTLFLDEISNISLATQSKLLRVLQEFKITPIGGTKPIPIDIRLITATNKDLNEMVNEGLFRQDLFFRLNIIPINLPPLIDREGDLPLLIGHFLKKFSEDIGKDIQGMSSAAMSILTRHPFTGNVRELENIIERAVVLTHNKLIQPEDLEIQSTTNDSPEEIIEDPVPQSAESLKEAKREAREKAVEPVEHAFLIQALERNNWIVTQAAKDVGMLRPNFQALLKKHDISVRDHSE, from the coding sequence ATGACAGGCATAAAGGTTCTTGTAGTCGATGATGAAGAGGTGATCAGGAAAGGCATCTGCCGGGTCATGGAAGGCAGGGGCTACCAGGCAGAGTCCTCTGAAAGTGGCTTTGGGGCCATAGAAAAGCTCCAGAAAGCACCATTTAACATCGTTATCACGGATCTTAAAATGCCGGGGATGGATGGCATCGAGGTCCTGAAGGCCATAAAAATCCTGCAGCCGGATGTTCCGGTTATCATCATCACCGGCTATTCCACTGTAGATACCGCCGTGGAGGCCATGAAAAATGGGGCTTTTGATTATATTGCCAAACCTTTCACACCCGAGCAGATCATCGATATGGTCGAAAAAGCGCTGGAACAGCGAACCGTTCAGATGCAGCGGGCCCATCCAGCAGTTGGACAAAACCTGAACGGTTTTGAGATCTTTGTCGGTGAAAGCAAAGCGATGCAGAAGGTATATAGCAGAATCAAGCAGGTCGCTCCCACTGACAGTACGGTCCTTATCACCGGTCAGAGTGGAACGGGTAAGGAACTGGTTGCCAGGGCTATTCATAAAAACAGCATGCGCTGTAATAAGCCCTTTGTCGCCGTCGATTGCACATCCCTGGTGGAGAACCTTCTGGAAAGTGAGCTATTCGGACATGTCAAGGGCTCCTTCACCGGGGCAATACAGACAAAAACGGGTCTGTTCAAGGTCGCTGACGGAGGAACTCTTTTCCTGGATGAGATTTCCAACATCAGTCTGGCCACCCAGAGCAAACTATTACGGGTCCTCCAGGAGTTTAAAATAACCCCCATCGGGGGAACCAAACCCATTCCCATTGACATCCGTCTCATAACCGCCACCAACAAAGATCTGAATGAGATGGTCAACGAAGGGCTTTTCCGACAGGATCTCTTCTTCAGGCTGAACATCATCCCTATTAACCTGCCTCCCCTGATTGATCGAGAAGGTGATCTTCCCCTTCTCATCGGACATTTCCTGAAAAAATTCTCCGAGGACATCGGCAAGGACATCCAGGGAATGTCATCGGCCGCCATGTCCATCCTGACGCGGCATCCTTTTACCGGTAATGTCAGAGAGCTGGAAAATATCATCGAAAGAGCGGTCGTGCTCACCCACAACAAGCTTATCCAACCAGAAGATCTGGAAATTCAGTCCACCACCAACGATTCTCCTGAAGAAATTATTGAGGATCCCGTTCCCCAGAGTGCCGAAAGCCTGAAGGAGGCCAAGAGAGAGGCCAGGGAAAAAGCGGTCGAGCCGGTTGAACACGCATTCCTTATTCAGGCTCTTGAACGAAACAACTGGATTGTCACCCAGGCAGCCAAGGATGTCGGGATGTTGAGGCCCAATTTTCAGGCATTGTTGAAAAAACACGATATTTCTGTGAGAGATCATTCTGAATAG